In the Streptomyces sp. NBC_00193 genome, TTCTCGGACACCATCAACACCGGCATCTACGTCATGGAGCCGGAGATCTTCGACTACGTGGACGCGGACGTCTCGGTCGACTGGTCCGGTGACGTCTTCCCCCAGCTGATGAAGGAAGGCCGGCCCATCTACGGCTACGTCGCCGAGGGCTACTGGGAGGACGTCGGCACCCACGAGAGCTACGTCAAGGCCCAGGCCGACGTCCTCGAGGGCAAGGTCCAGGTCGACATGGACGGCTTCGAGATCTCCCCCGGCGTGTGGATCGCCGAAGGGGCCGAGGTGAGCCCGGACGCGGTCCTGCGCGGACCGTTGTACATCGGGGACTACGCCAAGGTCGAGGCCGGGGTGGAGATCCGCGAGCACACCGTCATCGGGTCGAACGTCGTCGTGAAGAGCGGTGCGTTCCTGCACAAGGCCGTCGTGCACGACAACGTGTACATCGGGCCGCACAGCAATCTCCGCGGCTGTGTCATCGGCAAGAACACCGACATCATGCGGGCCGCCCGGATCGAGGACGGGGCCGTCATCGGCGACGAGTGCCTCGTCGGCGAGGAATCGATCATCCAGGGGAACGTGCGGGTCTACCCCTTCAAGACGATCGAGGCGGGCGCCTTCGTCAACACCTCGGTCATCTGGGAGTCCCGGGGGCAGGCACATCTGTTCGGTGCCCGCGGGGTCACCGGGATCCTGAACGTGGAGATCACCCCGGAGCTGGTGGTCCGGCTGGCCGGTGCCTACGCGACGACCCTGAAGAAGGGGGCGACGGTCACCACGGCCCGCGACCACTCCCGCGGCGCGCGAGCGCTCAAGCGGGCCGTGATCTCGGCGCTCCAGGCCAGTGCCATCAACGTCCGGGACCTGGAGAACGTACCGCTGCCCGTGGCGCGGCAGCAGACCGCGCGCGGCAGCGCCGGCGGGATCGTGCTGCGGACCTCGCCGGGCGTGCCGGACTCCGTCGACATCATGTTCCTCGACGAGCGCGGGGCGGATCTCTCCCTCCAGCAGCAGCGCAAGCTCGACCGGGTCTACGCGCGCCAGGAGTACCGGCGGGCGTTCCCCGGCGAGATCGGCGACCTGCAGTTCCCGGGAAGCGTCTTCGACGCCTACACCGGCTCTCTGCTGCGGCGCGTGGACACCACCGGGGTCGCGGACTCCGGGCTCAAGGTGGTCGTGGACGCTTCCAACGGCAGCGCCGGCCTGGTCCTGCCCAGCTTGCTGGGCCGGCTCGGGGTGGACGCCCTCACCGTGAACCCGGGACTCGACGAGTCCCGGCCCACCGAGAGCGCCGAATCCCGCCGGGCGGGTCTGGTGCGGCTCGGGGAGATCGTGGCGTCCTCGCGGGCCGCCTTCGGAGTGCGCTTCGACCCGGTGGGCGAGCGGATCTCCCTCGTGGACGAGCGCGGCCGGATCATCGAGGACGACCGGGCGCTGCTGGTGCTGCTCGATCTGGTGGCTGCCGA is a window encoding:
- a CDS encoding mannose-1-phosphate guanyltransferase, with amino-acid sequence MKAVVMAGGEGTRLRPMTSSMPKPLLPVANRPIMEHVLRLLKRHGLNETVVTVQFLASLVRNYFGDGEELGMELTYANEEKPLGTAGSVKNAEEALKDDTFLVISGDALTDFDLTDLIRFHKEKGGLVTVCLTRVPNPLEFGITIVDEEGKVERFLEKPTWGQVFSDTINTGIYVMEPEIFDYVDADVSVDWSGDVFPQLMKEGRPIYGYVAEGYWEDVGTHESYVKAQADVLEGKVQVDMDGFEISPGVWIAEGAEVSPDAVLRGPLYIGDYAKVEAGVEIREHTVIGSNVVVKSGAFLHKAVVHDNVYIGPHSNLRGCVIGKNTDIMRAARIEDGAVIGDECLVGEESIIQGNVRVYPFKTIEAGAFVNTSVIWESRGQAHLFGARGVTGILNVEITPELVVRLAGAYATTLKKGATVTTARDHSRGARALKRAVISALQASAINVRDLENVPLPVARQQTARGSAGGIVLRTSPGVPDSVDIMFLDERGADLSLQQQRKLDRVYARQEYRRAFPGEIGDLQFPGSVFDAYTGSLLRRVDTTGVADSGLKVVVDASNGSAGLVLPSLLGRLGVDALTVNPGLDESRPTESAESRRAGLVRLGEIVASSRAAFGVRFDPVGERISLVDERGRIIEDDRALLVLLDLVAAEKRSGKVALPVTTTRIAEQVAAYHGTQVEWTTTSPDDLTRVGRAENTIFGGDGRGGFIVPEFSSVFDGSAAFVQLIGLVARTQLTLSQIDARIPRAHVLKRDVPTPWAVKGLVMRRVVEAAGDRQVDTTDGVRVVEADGRWALVLPDPAEAVTHLWAEGPDDASAQALLDGWAAVVDGAGH